From one Scophthalmus maximus strain ysfricsl-2021 chromosome 19, ASM2237912v1, whole genome shotgun sequence genomic stretch:
- the LOC118313685 gene encoding group 3 secretory phospholipase A2-like, translating into MHSRLIRQVLVCVSSLLLSEPHDVTGAGLSCVRASPARGGRTRVAFLREDAAGAHGGARSLDSTVWSGDMRPVTRTQVQGSRVAAEGHLALCGAQGPQTTARRLGISLPETLGAPCAPASPSAPASPRRARRDGAGGKARRKRGWLFPGTLWCGKGSEAVRYEDLGMFENADRCCREHDHCSHIIPSFTVNYGVFNSHFYTLSHCDCDLRFRRCLLDVNDTIASMVGYSFFSILRIPCFDLKQQKGCTQMYWWGMCKEAKEAPFAIFKSPLPYNSSDVTSKYGDSAVNGNLISSKGQHVTDSPAIGPRQKSPKSEHRCGSRDRPRGDTFSSRTKGKGCKTHRKLSKVAPSQMSPISRSPTTTPSIKTVILNASQSNALMPNKERVRKGKSNRKGLLAYLAQSSQVPPQVSTNSYAGTRLSSTTQSTLFLTQTQKLQLRLPPTATTAVTTATKNHKKAPKQSRCCGSRRRDTFWPLCKSCLAQETTSRMTTGTAATAADSPPDRVTTLRTSPLREATDTPKQDASKILWNTATKRKTTATVREDGEPLKPMDSHLLGDNTTQKAMGGDIVAQSIHVKRNFKQSNALPDHELLCGSLKHLDDCNLQIPPLEKKYDLQNMDSKTAYHCDCTTRLAVQIKSFKQPSILPTVLRDFVSPYCFKLKQKDKKCHRRKSCSGGFIKSSDLLRALKKVEGKDTAGVQNSVSGRKRGIPVRLFKRCLRLEREADIMAQLT; encoded by the exons ATGCACAGCCGACTCATCCGGCAAGTCCTCGTCTGCGTGTCATCCCTCCTTCTGTCCGAGCCACACGATGTGACGGGAGCGGGTCTCTCCTGCGTCAGAGCGAGTCCGGCCCGTGGCGGGCGGACGCGCGTCGCGTTCCTGCGCGAGGACGCGGCCGGCGCACACGGAGGCGCGCGCTCCCTGGACTCCACCGTGTGGTCCGGGGACATGCGGCCCGTGACACGCACACAAGTGCAGGGCAGCCGCGTCGCCGCGGAGGGACACCTCGCTCTCTGCGGCGCGCAGGGCCCCCAGACCACCGCCCGGAGGCTTGGTATCAGCCTGCCGGAAACGCTGGGTGCTCCCTGCGCGCCGGCCTCCCCCAGCGCGCCGGCGTCGCCCAGGCGCGCGAGAAGGGACGGGGCCGGGGGCAAAGCTCGGAGGAAACGCGGCTGGCTGTTCCCGGGAACGCTGTGGTGCGGCAAGGGGAGCGAGGCGGTCCGATACGAAGATTTAG GAATGTTCGAGAATGCGGACAGGTGCTGCCGCGAGCACGACCACTGCTCGCACATTATCCCTTCTTTCACCGTGAACTATGGAGTCTTCAACTCCCACTTCTACACCCTCTCACACTGTGACTGCGACCTAAG GTTTCGGCGGTGTCTTCTTGACGTGAATGATACCATTGCTAGTATGGTGGGCTACAGCTTTTTCAGCATCCTGCGGATCCCCTGCTTTGACCTCAAACAGCAGAAAGGATGCACCCAGATGTACTGGTGGGGAAT GTGCAAAGAAGCCAAAGAGGCTCCATTTGCCATTTTCAAGAGCCCCCTCCCATACAACTCATCCGATGTTACAAGCAAATATGGGGACAGCGCTGTCAACGGCAACTTAATAAGTAGTAAGGGGCAGCACGTAACCGACAGCCCAGCGATCGGTCCGCGGCAAAAGTCACCAAAAAGTGAACATAGATGTGGTTCCAGAGACCGACCCAGAGGAGACACTTTCTCCAGCAGGACGAAAGGGAAAGGATGTAAAACACACCGGAAACTGTCAAAGGTCGCACCCTCCCAAATGTCCCCAATATCAAGGTCACCGACCACTACTCCTTCAATAAAAACTGTTATTCTAAATGCTTCTCAAAGTAACGCATTGATGCCAAATAAAGAACGAGTCAGAAAAGGGAAGAGCAACAGAAAGGGCCTCTTGGCTTACCTCGCACAGAGCAGCCAGGTTCCACCACAGGTGTCCACAAACTCTTATGCAGGCACTCGTCTATCATCTACAACACAAAGCACCCTGTTTTTAACACAGACGCAAAAACTCCAACTGCGTTTACCACCAACAGCCACCACTGCAGTGACCACTGCCaccaaaaatcacaaaaaagcTCCAAAGCAGAGTCGCTGCTGTGGATCCCGGAGGCGTGACACTTTTTGGCCGCTTTGTAAAAGTTGTCTGGCACAAGAAACGACATCTCGCATGACAACTGGTACAGCCGCAACAGCCGCGGATAGCCCGCCGGACAGAGTGACGACGCTTCGAACTTCGCCGCTCAGAGAGGCGACGGACACACCCAAACAAGACGCCTCGAAAATACTCTGGAATACAGCTACAAAACGGAAGACCACAGCCACTGTTCGTGAGGACGGCGAGCCACTAAAGCCGATGGACTCCCATCTACTGGGGGATAACACAACCCAGAAGGCCATGGGTGGTGACATAGTAGCACAAAGTATCCATGTGAAAAGAAACTTTAAACAAAGTAATGCTTTGCCAG ATCATGAGCTCCTGTGTGGAAGCCTCAAACATCTGGATGATTGTAATCTCCAAATCCCTCCTTTGGAGAAGAAGTATGATCTGCAGAACATGGATTCAAAGACCGCCTACCACTGCGATTGCACCACGCG CTTGGCTGTTCAGATCAAAAGCTTCAAGCAGCCCAGTATACTCCCCACGGTACTGAGGGATTTCGTCTCCCCGTACTGCTTCAAACTGAAGCAGAAGGATAAAAAATGCCACCGCAGAAAAAG CTGTTCTGGAGGCTTCATTAAATCCTCTGACCTACTTCGAGCACTTAAGAAGGTGGAGGGAAAAGACACGGCTGGGGTGCAAAATTCAGTCAGTGGCAGAAAAAGAGGGATTCCTGTTCGCCTTTTTAAGCGATGCCTACGGCTGGAAAGAGAAGCCGATATTATGGCACAGCTCACATGA